Proteins from a genomic interval of Dryobates pubescens isolate bDryPub1 chromosome 7, bDryPub1.pri, whole genome shotgun sequence:
- the STOML3 gene encoding stomatin-like protein 3, whose product MDPQRETPKKNNMEHLIADRRGGIGICGWILVSLSFLLVLITLPISIWACIKVVREYERAVVFRLGRILSKKAKGPGLIFIIPCTDTFIKVDLRTVTCSIPPQEILTKDAVTTQVDGVVYYRIHSAVSAVANITDVHSATFLLAQTTLRNVLGTQSLAQLLAGREEIAHGIQAILDSATEHWGIKVSRVEIKDVRIPVAMQRAMAAEAEAAREARAKVVAAEGEMNASKALKQASMVLSESPAGLQLRYLQTLTTLAAENNSTIVFPLPINMLESLWQKNRGG is encoded by the exons CTGACAGGAGGGGAGGAATTGGCATCTGTGGCTGGATCCTGGTTTCCCTTTCATTCCTCCTGGTGCTTATTACCCTTCCTATTTCCATCTGGGCATGTATCAAG GTTGTCAGAGAATATGAACGTGCTGTTGTCTTTCGGCTGGGACGTATACTGTCCAAGAAAGCAAAGGGACCAG gtTTGATCTTCATAATTCCATGTACTGATACATTTATAAAGGTTGACCTTAGAACAGTTACCTGCAGCATTCCTCCACAAGAG ATTCTCACAAAAGATGCTGTTACTACCCAAGTCGATGGGGTGGTGTATTACAGGATTCACAGTGCTGTCAGTGCTGTTGCTAACATCACTGATGTCCACTCAGCTACCTTCCTCTTGGCACAGACAACCCTGAGAAATGTTCTAGGTACACAGAGCTtggctcagctcctggcaggtcGTGAGGAGATTGCACATGGTATCCAG GCTATCCTTGACAGTGCCACAGAGCACTGGGGAATCAAAGTGTCTCGAGTGGAGATCAAAGATGTCAGAATTCCTGTGGCCATGCAGAGGGCAAtggcagctgaagcagaggctgCCCGAGAGGCAAGAGCAAAG GTtgtggcagcagagggagaaatGAATGCTTCTAAAGCTCTCAAGCAGGCCTCCATGGTGCTGTCTGAGTCTCCAGCAGGTCTTCAGCTCCGCTACTTGCAGACACTTACAACCTTAGCAGCAGAGAATAATTCCACCATTGTCTTTCCTCTCCCTATAAATATGCTTGAGAGTTTGTGGCAGAAAAATAGAGGGGGATAG